TCGCCTGTATCTTCTACGACTCCAAACTGGTAAGCAACTTCAACTTCGTCCACATACGCGTACGCCAATACTTCTGGGCTTGTCCACTCCACTTCTACAACCTCTTCATCAGCGTATTCTTGTTCATCATAATATTCGTCTTCACCGACGGCGTAATCATCTTCGTGAACAACAGAATATCCTTCGTCATCATGGATTACAACATACTCACCTTCATCATCTTCAACGGCTTCAAGCTCCATATAATCATGAAACGATTCATGAACAGCATCAACAATATCTTCAATATCAGGGAGTATTGTTCGTGAGGTCTGGTCTAAATTCATATCAAATTCTTCAATATAAAACTCTTCATTATGTGGGTCAAAAAACAACGTGCAGAAAAAGTCACGTTCCCCCTCATCATCAAGTTCAACATAAAATTCAATTTTTGGGTGTTTTGCAGCACGATCAATGGTCATCTGTCCTGTTTCATCGTATTTTTCACAAATCGATTCCATATAATCTTGCATTTCACTACAAACACGGTCAAACCACTCTAAAGACATTAAACATCCCATCCTTTATAAAATGATCAGTTATAGTATCTGTCCATCCTATCATAATTGCTCATTCCTTTTTCAACCAATTCATTTTTGGAAAAATCCGGAAGTTCCAAACAGTAAGCATACAATACTTTTCCTAATGTTTTTTCTATAATACAATAATAAAAGGTGGATATTTATCCGTAACGAGAGCCCGTAATTACGAGGGGGGGAACGAAAAAACGTGAACATGATGGTGGAAAACATCTGGAAAGGAGCTTACTATGAAGCCAAAAGTTCTAGCTTATATGCGCGTGGATGACCGCGTCATTGAAGATTTAAAAGAGGATTTCGATGTCACAACCTTTAGCAACGAAGAATACTTAGATGATCCGACATTTACTAAAGCCTTACAAGAAACAGAGGGGATCATTGGATTAGCTTTGCAGGTGACAAAGCAATTATTAGACAAAGCTCCAAAACTTAAAATTGTATCGAACGTTTCTGTTGGTCATGACAACCTCGATCTTGAAGAACTAACAAAACGAAATATTATGGCAACCAATACGCCAGGGGTGTTAGATGACACGACAGCGGATGCCGTTTTTGGACTTATGCTTTCTTCCGCCCGCAGGATTTCAGAGCTTGATCACCACGTAAAATCAGGAAAATGGAATATCTCCCTACAACCTGATCAATATGGGATTGATGTTCATCATAAAACTTTAGGCATCATCGGTATGGGAAGCATCGGTCAAGCGATTGCAAAGCGTGCCAACCTCGGCTTTGATATGAACATTCTTTACCATAACCGCACGAGAAACAAACAAGCAGAAGAAATGTATGATGCAACGTATTGCGAAAAAGATGACCTGTTACAGCAATCCGATTTCGTTTGCTTAATGGTTCCAGCTACACCTGAAACCCACCATATGATTAGTGAACGAGAATTCAAGTTAATGAAGCCTTCTGCCATTTTTATAAATGGTTCTAGGGGAAGTAATGTCGATGAGATGGCCTTGTATCACGCCCTAAAAAATAAAGAAATCCGTGCTGCCGGAATTGATGTGTTTCAGCAGGAGCCAACCGACCCAAGCAATCCATTGTTATCATTGGAGAACATCGTTACAACGCCACATATTGGTTCCTCCACAACTGAATGTGAATATAACATGTCAAAATTAGCAGCCGAAAACATCAAAAAAGGCTTACGTAACGAAAAACCACCAACCTTACTAAACGAGAGCGTTTTGAAAAATGGGTAGAAAGAGGCTTGGACAAAAGGTTTGTTTTTCACCTTTTTTCCGAGCCTCGAAGCCATGAGCGTTTCCACCACCATCTTTTAAAAGCCCGTTGTGAGTGGGTTTCTCACAACGGGCTTGTGGTGAGTGAAGCCATTGCCAATATTTTAACTAGTTTTGTCCCGACCCCTTTTATGATAATGTTTTTATCTCTTCTTGCAATTGACGAGAACGTTTGGCATTGCCTTCTGCAAAATTCATCAAGCGTAACTTTAATTCTCCATCTGTATGAATTCGTTCAGCTGAAATTAAATACGATCTCATCAGTTCTTCTTCTTGTTTGAGTGAATCTTGTAGCAGTTGCTTAATATCGTCAATCGATAATTGGTCTTCTCGATCGTTGTCTCGGTCATAATCATATTCATGGTTCATGTTATATCACCTCTTATCATTAATCATTACGACAAACATTGCGCAACTGTCGTGATTAATATGAGCCATAATATTACGATTTAACCTAACAAATTTGACCACTCCATTCAATCACTTAGACGAACGGCAGTACCATAAACTAATACTTCTGAAGAACCCTCCATAATCGATGACGACGTGTATCTTACACAAACAACAGCATCTGCTCCGAGTTTCTTCGCTTCCTCTATCATCTGTTTTTCCGCATACTCACGTGACTCCAAGAACATTTCTTCATATTCTCGCATTCTGCCCCCAACTAAATTGCGAAGTCCTCCGATGATATCTTTGCCTAGGTGCTTGGCTTGCACTGTGTTACCCTTTACCACTCCTAATGGTTCGATTGTTTTTCGACCTGGGACGTTTTCTGTTGTCACAAGCAACATTTACATCATCTCCTATCACCATTATCGTTACACGTTAACGTCTAACGCGCGCTGTTTGCTGCTTTCCCCTCTTTTTTCCTCTCCAATAAAATATTGGAACAAGTACTAGCACGACTAATAAAAAACCATACACGACAGTTTGAATTTCTAGGTTCATTAACCCTAGTGGTATAAATGACAATACTAATAAATACAATGAATTCCCTAAAAGTGTTCCGTAAAAATACGAATGGAATTTGATGGAACTGACACCTGCCGCGATATTGATGACACTTGTCGGAACAAACAATACATTTCTCGAAATAAATATATAAAGAAAAGCATTCCCTTCCATTTTGTCTAGTATTTGTTGATTAACCTTTTGCAAAAACCATTCTTGAAACAAGTAGCGTGCTAACCAAAAACAAAGACATGCACCGATCACACTCGTAAAAACACTCCAAAGATAACCGAACACAAAACCAAAAAACGTGATGTTTATAGTAACAACAATCAAAAGTGGAACAAACGTCGCGAGGTTTTGAACGATCATTACTAGAAATGTGACCACTAACAATAGATAGGAATGATCGGATAAAAGATTTTGTAGTGAAGTTAGATCTTCTTGACGTAACATTGAAATAAGCTCCGATTGAGAAAACACGAACAAAATGACAATAATTGCAAAAAAAGAAATAAATTTCATCCAGCTTTTGATCTGTCTTCACCTACTTACTTATTGACAATCCACTTACAACCATAACACCACCGCTTGAGTTCTTAAAGAATCGGTGACAATAACCTTGAGATCGATTCTTTAAAGCGAATGCGACGCGGTCGATGTTGGTATGAACGAAGCGTGACTTCTGTTGATCGCTCCATATCATTTTGAAATATTTGCTTCAATCGTCTAGATGTCGGTTTGTGATAAATAAATGCATTGACTTCAAAATTTAACTTAAAACTACGCATATCAATGTTTGCTGTTCCGACTGAACTGATTTTGCCATCGACGACAATGGTTTTCGCATGAATGAACCCATTGTCATAAATGTAGACTTTCGCGCCTGTTTTGAGGAGCTCACCAATGTACGAAAAGGTTGCCCAATACACAAACATATGATCGGGCTTATTAGGAATCATAATTCGCACATCTTTTCCAGAAAGAGCAGCTACACGCAACGTATCAAGAATACTAGCATCAGGAATAAAATATGGGGTTTGAATGTATATGGATTCTTTCGCAGAAGCAATCATTTTTAAGTACCCATTTTTCACTTGCTCCCACTCTGAATCTGGACCACTCGATACAACCTGTACAGCTGCATCTCCACGTATTTTTTTCGTTGGAAAATAACGACGTTCATACTTAATATAATTGCTCTTTGACGCTTGATTCCAATCCAGAATAAAACGCGTTTGCATCGTATCGATCGCAGGCCCTTTTATGCGCAAATGAGTATCACGCCAGTAGCCGAACTTCTCGTTCAGTCCAAGGTATTCATCACCAATATTGAAGCCACCGATATATCCCATATGGCCATCAATAATGATCAACTTTCTGTGGTTTCTAAAATTTAATCTTAAGTTAATATATGGAATCGCAGATGGAAAAAAGACACCGACTTCACCACCTGCATCCATTAACTGGCGAAAGTCCTTTCGAGATAATTTACGTGAACCCATATCATCATACAGCACCCGAACTTTTACTCCTTCTTTAGCCTTTTTAACCAAGGCTGAGATGATCTTTTGACCTAAATTATCGTTACGCATGATGTACGATTGGAGGTGAATATGATCCTCTGCATTTTCAATATCCTCTAAAAGAGTATCGAACTTTTCATTACCATCAATGAAGATGTCGATATCATTTTCCTTTGACAGTACAGCACCATTGTTTGTTAATTGCATAAATATTAAATCACGATACTCATCAACATTCGGATCTTTGAACGTAAAGTTCGGATCACGAATACTGTTCATCTGTTCAGAAATCTGGCTTTCGATCCCGATTTTTTGAATATCATCCCAATCAAATAGGCGTTTACGGCTGTAATTTTGACCAAAAATGAGATAAAAGATAAAACCAGCAAGCGGTATAAAGTATAAGACCATTAACCATGCCCACGTTGATGTAGCATCCTTCCGCTCTATAAAAATAATGATACTAGCAAACACAAAATTTAATAGAAATAATATAGCTAAAAAAATCGTTAAAATATCCATTGATTTCCTACCTTTAAACTAGAGACTTACTTGCTCTCAATTCTACCATTTATAGATAAGAATTGTAATACCTGGCATACGTGGCGAAGGAAAAGCGAAACGACTGATGGTTTTGCAGCTACCTTTAATTATTGCTCTCTTATACAACTATGCTCTCTTCATTCCCTTTATCCTTAAAATCCAAACTTGCTGGTAAAAGTAATCTTTATTCAAGAAAATGTTAGACCTATTCGTTTTTGCTCGACCGATCCCTTTAACGTTCTAAAATTATGCCTGAGGCGAATGTTACACTTGGGGCCCGTGGGGACCCCTGATCGATGAATTTATTGGTGAGCTAACACTTTCTGTCTCATCACATGATCCTTTAAAAATTGAATAAAAATCTCATCTCGAACTAAAGAGGCTGCATAATTTCTTTTAATATATCGCTCTGCTTCTGCAAACGAAGAAAATGACTTCTCAATTTGATCATCATTATAATCAATGGTCCACTCATCTTCAGCCATGGGATAAATAAAAAACTCATCTTCTTGCTGATTGTCGTATAAACAACCTTGTTTCGCCTCCTTCAAGTTATACCGGTTTCTAAATGCATCAATACGAAGTGGTTCAATCGCAAATGGTTCAGCAACATAGCATTTATAAGCTTCTTCTGTCAAAGAGCAACCAGACGCTTTAGCATGGCCACCGCCACCAAACTGACCGGCAATTTGTGATACATCAACCTCGTCATGCACGGTACGAAGGCTCATCCGTTTCCCACCAACACTAACGATTGCAATGTAATCGAGATGATCATTGGCTTTACCTAATTCATTCCCTAATTCTGAGTGATATGATTCTGCATGAACAATCCCAACACAATAATCGCCGATAAATGTTTGAACCAACTCTCTTCTCTTTTTGCGGACATATCGCTCGATTTTACCTTCTTCTAAATCTAATAACTTTGTTTCAAACTCATCAAACGAAAATTCTTGAGTGTTTTTTATTCGATCAATCATACGTTCCTCGAATTCATCTATGGAAAGCAAGAAAAAAAGGTCATTCAATCGTTTTGCTTTTATGTTTTCATTCTTGTCCCATTCCCACGTATCATATTGACGAACAAGTTCTACAAATTGGTCGAGAGTAGGAGTTGGTTCAAGCTGATTCGTCTCAATTAAATGGTCGTAAAAAAGAGACGTAGCTGAGGCTAATCGTCCGTCTTCATACTCAACTTGAACCGAACCCCAATCATATTCGTTAAAGTGCAGAGCTGTTTTGTGGTGATCGATTAACTGGATGTTCCCTCCATCCTGTACATAGGTGTCAATCCGTCGTTCATTGTCCTCATTAACCGATAAGTCAGTGATAAATACAACATCATCCTTTCGACCTTTGTCCAAAAAACGGCCAACTTGAACATCTAATCCTGAGACAGAGTTATACCGGACATCCACCTGCTCAGAAAATGCTATTTTGGCAACAACCCCACAGCCAACGCCATCTAAATCATTATGCGAATATAAACGATACATTGTTTCCCTCCTCTTTTTTTGATTTATTATGCTTCAAACGAAAAGAAAATATCGTTAACGAAAACAAATCATAAAGAAGATATGAAAAAAGACCAACGATCCCCTTTTTTCATATCTTCTTTGACGGCAATACTGCTTATGCTGCTTTATTAGAACCCGACATGCTCCAGTAATAGATTTTTGGAAGTGGATTGAATGCAACATACTCACGAACCAATGATCCTGCCACAAATGCTACCATTTGCCAATCAATCGCTTTGATCATCGTCCATCACTCCCCTCACGTTATCGTATTCCAATTATGAATTGTCCTATGACACATCATTGGATACTACCAGTCTATGTAGAAGCATTCCTATTGTTGTAATCTTAAAAACCAGGAGGAGTCGCTTCCCCCTGGTCAGTCCAACATACTATCTGTGTTGATCAAAATGCTGAATCACCTGTTTTGTCAGGTCGATTTCATTCTTGTATTTAAGCTCTTCATCGGTAATTTCAAGATAACCATGACAGCTGTGGACAAAAAGGTGTATTTTCTCGTCATTTACTGTATATGTTACTGGTCTATGAATCCGGGACTCAACTTCCCTCATCACTCGCTTTAGCTTTACATGATTAAAATCTAACGAATAAGTGGCCGTTCCATAGGCACTCGAAAGCATCGCAACTACTTTTGAACTTGCTCTCGTGTGTAGTTGCTCAATGACTTCAAAAATAAACGACGTTAAATGCGAAACATCGGAATAGGCTGAACGGTAAAGATCAAAAGCATAATTAATGAGAAATGTATCTTTACTCTCATCAAAATAATTAAGATAAAGAGCATCCTGCTTCTCAATCGTGTCCTTCTTTGCTGCCATTAAATCATAGATCCCTAGCGG
The sequence above is drawn from the Desertibacillus haloalkaliphilus genome and encodes:
- a CDS encoding 2-hydroxyacid dehydrogenase, with product MKPKVLAYMRVDDRVIEDLKEDFDVTTFSNEEYLDDPTFTKALQETEGIIGLALQVTKQLLDKAPKLKIVSNVSVGHDNLDLEELTKRNIMATNTPGVLDDTTADAVFGLMLSSARRISELDHHVKSGKWNISLQPDQYGIDVHHKTLGIIGMGSIGQAIAKRANLGFDMNILYHNRTRNKQAEEMYDATYCEKDDLLQQSDFVCLMVPATPETHHMISEREFKLMKPSAIFINGSRGSNVDEMALYHALKNKEIRAAGIDVFQQEPTDPSNPLLSLENIVTTPHIGSSTTECEYNMSKLAAENIKKGLRNEKPPTLLNESVLKNG
- a CDS encoding YbjQ family protein, whose translation is MLLVTTENVPGRKTIEPLGVVKGNTVQAKHLGKDIIGGLRNLVGGRMREYEEMFLESREYAEKQMIEEAKKLGADAVVCVRYTSSSIMEGSSEVLVYGTAVRLSD
- a CDS encoding TVP38/TMEM64 family protein, which translates into the protein MLRQEDLTSLQNLLSDHSYLLLVVTFLVMIVQNLATFVPLLIVVTINITFFGFVFGYLWSVFTSVIGACLCFWLARYLFQEWFLQKVNQQILDKMEGNAFLYIFISRNVLFVPTSVINIAAGVSSIKFHSYFYGTLLGNSLYLLVLSFIPLGLMNLEIQTVVYGFLLVVLVLVPIFYWRGKKRGKQQTARVRR
- the cls gene encoding cardiolipin synthase, which encodes MDILTIFLAILFLLNFVFASIIIFIERKDATSTWAWLMVLYFIPLAGFIFYLIFGQNYSRKRLFDWDDIQKIGIESQISEQMNSIRDPNFTFKDPNVDEYRDLIFMQLTNNGAVLSKENDIDIFIDGNEKFDTLLEDIENAEDHIHLQSYIMRNDNLGQKIISALVKKAKEGVKVRVLYDDMGSRKLSRKDFRQLMDAGGEVGVFFPSAIPYINLRLNFRNHRKLIIIDGHMGYIGGFNIGDEYLGLNEKFGYWRDTHLRIKGPAIDTMQTRFILDWNQASKSNYIKYERRYFPTKKIRGDAAVQVVSSGPDSEWEQVKNGYLKMIASAKESIYIQTPYFIPDASILDTLRVAALSGKDVRIMIPNKPDHMFVYWATFSYIGELLKTGAKVYIYDNGFIHAKTIVVDGKISSVGTANIDMRSFKLNFEVNAFIYHKPTSRRLKQIFQNDMERSTEVTLRSYQHRPRRIRFKESISRLLSPIL
- a CDS encoding DHH family phosphoesterase, whose product is MYRLYSHNDLDGVGCGVVAKIAFSEQVDVRYNSVSGLDVQVGRFLDKGRKDDVVFITDLSVNEDNERRIDTYVQDGGNIQLIDHHKTALHFNEYDWGSVQVEYEDGRLASATSLFYDHLIETNQLEPTPTLDQFVELVRQYDTWEWDKNENIKAKRLNDLFFLLSIDEFEERMIDRIKNTQEFSFDEFETKLLDLEEGKIERYVRKKRRELVQTFIGDYCVGIVHAESYHSELGNELGKANDHLDYIAIVSVGGKRMSLRTVHDEVDVSQIAGQFGGGGHAKASGCSLTEEAYKCYVAEPFAIEPLRIDAFRNRYNLKEAKQGCLYDNQQEDEFFIYPMAEDEWTIDYNDDQIEKSFSSFAEAERYIKRNYAASLVRDEIFIQFLKDHVMRQKVLAHQ